The following proteins come from a genomic window of Edaphobacter sp. 4G125:
- a CDS encoding D-glycero-alpha-D-manno-heptose-1,7-bisphosphate 7-phosphatase, which produces MSKKALFLDRDGVVNVEIGYLHRIEDVKFIPGIFSLCRTAMRLGYRLVVVTNQAGIARGFYTEADFERLMFWMRGELRTQGVELDAVYYCPYHPEHGIGKFKREHEDRKPGIGMLKRAEREFGVSLADSVLVGDRCSDIAAANKAELLQAFLVSGTEEAHCQGDYIEIQQLSEVEQWLTDNSR; this is translated from the coding sequence ATGAGCAAAAAAGCACTGTTTCTGGATCGTGATGGAGTGGTAAATGTAGAGATCGGTTACCTGCATCGTATTGAGGATGTGAAGTTTATCCCGGGAATTTTTTCGCTGTGCAGAACCGCGATGCGGTTGGGATACCGGCTAGTGGTCGTGACCAACCAGGCAGGGATTGCGCGTGGGTTCTATACCGAAGCGGACTTTGAGCGGTTAATGTTCTGGATGAGAGGTGAGTTGCGCACCCAGGGGGTGGAATTGGACGCGGTTTATTACTGTCCGTATCACCCAGAACACGGCATTGGGAAGTTCAAGCGCGAGCATGAAGACCGGAAGCCTGGAATCGGCATGTTGAAGAGGGCAGAGCGAGAGTTTGGGGTTTCCCTGGCAGATAGTGTTCTGGTGGGGGATCGGTGTAGCGATATCGCGGCGGCGAATAAGGCCGAGCTGCTACAGGCATTCCTGGTCAGCGGGACCGAAGAGGCCCACTGTCAGGGTGACTACATCGAGATCCAGCAGCTCAGCGAGGTGGAGCAGTGGCTGACGGACAATTCAAGGTAA
- the rfbC gene encoding dTDP-4-dehydrorhamnose 3,5-epimerase, giving the protein MQVLDTPLQDVKLIQPRRFGDSRGWFTEVFNTSSFSKAGLPSEFVQDNQSFSLKGVLRGLHYQLGKPQGKLIRVLSGHIWDIAVDLRRNSPDFGKWAGFHLKPCNEAGNLELLWIPEGFAHGFLVLSDSAEVLYKTTNPYFPSGERSILWNDPTLNITWPLDTLDGTPPTVSDKDAAGRTFLTADLP; this is encoded by the coding sequence ATGCAGGTCCTTGATACACCACTGCAAGATGTTAAGTTAATTCAACCCCGTCGGTTTGGCGATAGTCGCGGCTGGTTTACAGAAGTCTTCAACACTTCCTCCTTCTCTAAAGCAGGACTTCCTTCTGAATTTGTTCAGGATAACCAGTCTTTTTCCCTCAAAGGGGTTCTCCGGGGACTCCATTACCAACTCGGTAAACCCCAAGGAAAGCTTATCCGTGTCCTCTCCGGCCACATCTGGGATATTGCCGTAGACCTCCGTCGTAACTCCCCTGACTTCGGCAAATGGGCAGGATTCCACCTCAAGCCATGCAACGAAGCTGGAAATCTCGAACTTCTTTGGATTCCTGAGGGATTCGCCCACGGTTTTCTCGTGCTCTCGGACTCCGCAGAAGTCCTTTACAAGACCACGAATCCCTATTTTCCGTCTGGCGAACGATCCATCCTATGGAATGACCCCACCCTCAATATCACCTGGCCCCTAGATACCCTCGACGGGACTCCCCCTACGGTCAGCGACAAGGATGCAGCAGGTAGGACTTTCCTTACTGCCGACTTACCTTGA
- a CDS encoding sugar transferase, whose product MQAEFQSPESRMAAIEDSYSFTETVSRPVFDTHPLDRMPAELFRYRVVKRFFDIFMILVASPIVFPLMGLVSLLVMISSPGPIFYSHRRIRRHGAFFSMWKFRTMCVNSAEVLEEYLSQNPKARAEWNRDHKLRHDPRITPIGSFLRRYSVDEFPQLWNVLAGHMSLVGPRPIVAAEVEKYEDSFECYCRVRPGLTGLWQVSGRSELTYDERVALDCDYVNHWSLRRDLKILLKTFKVVLKQDGAY is encoded by the coding sequence ATGCAGGCTGAATTTCAATCTCCTGAGTCGCGGATGGCGGCTATCGAAGATAGCTATTCGTTTACGGAGACAGTCAGCAGGCCGGTATTCGATACCCATCCTCTTGACCGGATGCCCGCAGAACTATTCCGCTATCGCGTGGTCAAGCGGTTCTTCGATATCTTTATGATTCTTGTGGCATCTCCGATTGTTTTTCCTCTCATGGGGCTGGTTTCCTTATTGGTAATGATCAGCTCTCCAGGACCGATCTTCTATTCGCATCGCCGTATCCGTCGTCATGGTGCGTTTTTTTCCATGTGGAAGTTCCGAACGATGTGTGTGAATTCGGCCGAGGTTCTGGAAGAATATCTTTCTCAAAACCCAAAAGCTCGCGCAGAGTGGAACCGGGACCACAAATTGCGCCACGATCCTCGGATTACTCCGATCGGGTCTTTTTTAAGACGATACAGTGTCGATGAATTTCCTCAATTGTGGAATGTTTTGGCTGGTCATATGAGCCTGGTGGGGCCGCGCCCAATTGTGGCGGCTGAAGTTGAAAAATATGAAGATTCTTTTGAATGCTATTGCAGAGTAAGGCCTGGTCTCACTGGACTTTGGCAGGTTTCTGGTCGTAGTGAACTAACCTACGATGAGCGAGTCGCGCTGGATTGCGATTATGTCAATCATTGGTCATTGCGAAGAGATCTTAAGATCCTTTTAAAGACCTTCAAGGTCGTTTTGAAGCAAGACGGTGCGTACTAA
- a CDS encoding DciA family protein, producing MERMRDVVRMGLREGLKSFSPLDKIVMAWLAACGPILAGRGAVVGYDEGVVSVEVSEKAWLDEMRNMSSHLEMELGRIAGIKVTKLHFIVKR from the coding sequence ATGGAACGGATGCGGGATGTCGTCAGAATGGGGTTGCGTGAGGGACTGAAGTCTTTTTCCCCTCTGGATAAGATTGTGATGGCTTGGCTTGCTGCGTGCGGTCCGATTCTGGCAGGGCGAGGTGCCGTCGTGGGGTACGACGAGGGAGTCGTCAGCGTAGAGGTCAGCGAGAAGGCATGGCTGGACGAGATGCGTAATATGAGCAGTCATTTGGAGATGGAGTTGGGCCGAATCGCTGGAATCAAGGTGACCAAGCTACACTTTATAGTGAAGAGATAA
- the gatC gene encoding Asp-tRNA(Asn)/Glu-tRNA(Gln) amidotransferase subunit GatC yields MSGQAEVKIEDVRRVAELANLELTPEEEPRMQRDLNAILGYIAQLNELDTSKIPPMAQVGEVLEEAIRHAHGETLRLDAVQPSVDRAEVMAAAPETNGRFFKVPKVIER; encoded by the coding sequence ATGAGCGGGCAGGCTGAAGTCAAGATTGAGGATGTGCGGCGGGTGGCTGAACTGGCCAACCTGGAACTGACTCCAGAGGAAGAGCCGCGCATGCAGCGCGATCTGAATGCAATTTTGGGCTATATTGCCCAGCTGAATGAACTAGATACCAGCAAGATTCCACCGATGGCGCAGGTGGGCGAGGTGCTTGAAGAGGCCATTCGCCATGCTCATGGCGAGACGCTCCGACTAGATGCCGTGCAACCCTCAGTGGATCGCGCTGAGGTGATGGCTGCTGCCCCAGAGACGAACGGGCGATTCTTCAAGGTTCCTAAAGTGATTGAGCGATAG
- the gatA gene encoding Asp-tRNA(Asn)/Glu-tRNA(Gln) amidotransferase subunit GatA, translating into MTVDNLTSLAIDEVRSAIASGRTTATALAEAHYERIASGDKEIHSYLSLSRERALAQAAKIDAMAQRGEVLPPLAGVPVGIKDVLAMRGAPATAASQILKGYRPPYDATSVERLEAAGAVLLGKLNCDEFAMGSSNENSSYGLVRNPRALDRVPGGSSGGSAAAVAAGFAVATLGTDTGGSIRQPAAFCGVVGVLPTYGRVSRYGLIAFASSLDRVGPFTKNVKDAATMLEVLAGKDAMDATSSDKPVDNYVAALDRPVKGLRIGVPEEYFGEGLDSEIRAAIEKALGTLKVVGCEVKKVSLPHTKYAVPTYYVIATAEASSNLSRFDGVRYGLRDADARSLADMFRKTRDAGFGPEVKRRILLGTYALSAGYYDAYYKKAQQVRTLLTRDFLKVFQEVDALVAPVTPTPAFKLGEKTDDPMKMYLEDIYSVAASLAGVCGVSVPCGETKGDLPIGVQVIGRHFDEATMLRVAKAVEDGQCSAQ; encoded by the coding sequence TTGACGGTAGATAATCTGACGAGTTTGGCCATCGATGAAGTGCGAAGCGCGATTGCTTCCGGCCGTACCACAGCCACCGCATTGGCGGAGGCGCACTACGAGCGGATTGCATCGGGAGATAAAGAAATTCACAGCTATCTTTCGCTAAGCCGTGAGCGGGCCTTGGCTCAGGCCGCGAAGATCGATGCGATGGCGCAACGCGGAGAAGTGTTGCCGCCTTTGGCGGGAGTTCCGGTGGGAATCAAAGATGTTCTAGCCATGCGAGGTGCGCCTGCTACGGCGGCGTCGCAGATCCTGAAGGGCTACCGACCTCCGTATGATGCGACCTCCGTGGAGCGGTTAGAAGCAGCCGGTGCCGTATTGTTGGGCAAGCTGAACTGTGACGAGTTTGCGATGGGAAGCTCGAACGAGAATTCCTCCTATGGGCTGGTGCGGAATCCAAGAGCACTGGATCGGGTTCCTGGAGGCTCGAGCGGCGGTTCGGCGGCAGCGGTTGCAGCTGGCTTTGCGGTGGCGACGCTTGGTACTGATACAGGTGGCTCTATCCGCCAACCGGCGGCGTTTTGCGGTGTAGTAGGGGTATTACCCACCTATGGCCGCGTAAGTCGCTATGGCCTGATCGCATTTGCGTCTTCTTTGGATCGCGTAGGACCGTTTACGAAGAATGTGAAAGACGCTGCTACGATGCTTGAAGTGCTGGCTGGAAAAGATGCGATGGATGCTACTTCATCTGACAAACCAGTTGATAACTATGTCGCTGCACTCGACCGCCCGGTAAAAGGGTTGCGGATCGGAGTTCCTGAAGAGTACTTCGGTGAGGGACTGGATTCGGAGATTCGTGCCGCTATCGAAAAGGCTTTGGGTACTTTGAAGGTAGTTGGATGCGAAGTGAAGAAGGTCAGTCTTCCCCACACGAAATATGCAGTTCCGACGTACTACGTGATTGCGACGGCTGAGGCTTCGTCAAACCTCTCGCGATTCGATGGTGTGCGATATGGGTTGCGCGACGCGGATGCGAGGTCGCTCGCGGATATGTTCCGCAAGACGCGTGATGCCGGGTTCGGTCCTGAGGTTAAGCGAAGAATTCTATTGGGGACTTACGCTTTAAGTGCCGGCTACTATGACGCCTATTACAAGAAGGCACAGCAGGTGCGAACACTGCTGACCCGAGACTTTCTGAAGGTGTTTCAGGAGGTTGACGCGCTGGTTGCCCCGGTCACGCCAACTCCCGCATTCAAGCTGGGGGAAAAAACGGACGATCCGATGAAGATGTATCTCGAGGACATCTACTCGGTCGCCGCCAGTCTGGCAGGTGTATGTGGCGTGAGTGTTCCTTGCGGAGAGACAAAAGGGGATCTGCCCATTGGGGTTCAGGTAATTGGCCGCCATTTCGACGAGGCGACCATGCTGCGGGTTGCAAAGGCAGTGGAGGACGGGCAATGTTCCGCGCAGTGA
- a CDS encoding SLBB domain-containing protein: protein MNTPIRPSSTNGLGRSQGISLDQYEPGATQLQTQPTQRAQLQEPNLPLDPPTEFQQMVANSIGKMLPIYGAKLFRTPPSTFAPVNQVPVTPDYVIGPNDELLIQSWGQVTLNNRFVVDRSGGIYIPQVGNIHVAGVRFDQLQPFIKAQMGRVFRNFDLSVNMGQLRSIQVFVVGQARRPGTWTLSSLSTLVNAIFASGGPAPQGSLRHIQLRRGKETIIDFDLYDLILHGDKSKDVPLLPGDVIYIPPVGPQVAVAGSVNTPAIYELKSNADGTVEEALELAAGLSNVASGETMRLERVDERRQRSMIEVPFTTEGKATHLQDGDLLEVVAVAGAYKDAVTLRGNVANPGRYMWKPGMRVRDLIPSKEALITRDYWLKRSQLGQPSMTYVPTCLPTTPYGIPGLRYGIPVGDEGDDPYWRYSSVRSQGSTRLLGLPMTDSSVDSRSVTDQPANLITTGASTIDGVTATDGGLDCGRERQSTLQGYLPLSSTDTTPNGQQLSPSQSSAGQTAVSNRMSSANASVGATVNNASAGQFLPKNDVKMIEPDINWAYAVIERQSRESLTTSLLPFNLGKAILDGDDSQNLELLPGDVITIFSKADFRVPQQQQTRFVRLEGEFVSSGVYSVKPGETLRQLVRRAGGFSSDAYLYGAEFTRESTRRVQQQRLNEYVDQIALQVSTNATNSASRAISSTDATALAAQQSQTQSIIANLRNARATGRIVLEVAPDTNNVDQLPDLPLEDGDKFIVPRVPSTVSVDGAVYNQNSFLYDPHRRLGDYVQLAGGANRDADKKRAFVIRAGGEVISKQYSSSLRGHGFDSVHLYPGDTVVIPLNLDKGKTIRTVVDIAQIVGQFGIAVAAMNTVLGK from the coding sequence ATGAATACACCGATACGTCCTTCGTCGACAAACGGACTGGGGAGATCGCAGGGGATCAGTTTGGATCAGTATGAACCGGGAGCCACACAGCTTCAGACCCAGCCGACACAGCGTGCTCAGCTTCAGGAGCCTAATCTCCCGTTGGATCCTCCGACCGAATTTCAGCAGATGGTAGCTAACTCCATCGGCAAGATGCTGCCTATTTACGGGGCAAAACTATTCCGTACCCCGCCGTCGACCTTTGCACCAGTGAATCAGGTTCCGGTAACTCCCGATTACGTGATTGGTCCGAACGATGAACTGCTAATTCAATCCTGGGGACAGGTTACGTTGAATAACCGCTTCGTCGTGGATCGCTCTGGCGGAATCTATATTCCTCAAGTTGGTAATATCCACGTGGCCGGTGTGCGCTTTGATCAGTTGCAGCCGTTTATTAAGGCGCAGATGGGCAGGGTTTTTCGTAACTTTGACCTGAGTGTCAATATGGGACAGCTACGCTCCATTCAGGTCTTTGTTGTCGGCCAGGCACGTCGGCCAGGTACGTGGACGTTGAGTTCTTTGAGCACGCTGGTGAATGCAATTTTTGCCTCCGGAGGCCCTGCACCACAAGGCAGTCTGCGGCATATTCAGCTACGGCGTGGCAAAGAGACGATCATTGATTTCGATTTGTACGATCTGATTCTGCATGGCGACAAGTCGAAAGACGTTCCACTGCTGCCTGGTGATGTGATTTATATCCCACCTGTAGGGCCGCAAGTGGCGGTTGCAGGTAGTGTTAATACGCCGGCTATTTATGAGCTGAAATCAAACGCGGACGGGACAGTTGAAGAGGCGTTGGAGTTGGCTGCAGGCCTGTCAAATGTTGCTTCTGGCGAAACGATGCGTCTGGAGCGTGTGGACGAACGCCGCCAACGTAGCATGATTGAGGTGCCGTTTACGACGGAAGGCAAAGCAACACATTTGCAAGATGGAGATTTGCTAGAAGTGGTAGCGGTTGCAGGCGCATATAAGGATGCGGTCACGCTACGTGGCAATGTTGCCAATCCAGGCCGTTACATGTGGAAACCGGGAATGCGGGTGAGGGACCTCATTCCTAGTAAGGAAGCTCTTATTACGCGCGATTATTGGCTAAAGCGCAGCCAGCTTGGCCAGCCTTCGATGACCTATGTGCCTACCTGTTTGCCTACGACACCATACGGAATCCCGGGACTGCGATATGGCATTCCAGTAGGAGATGAAGGGGATGATCCATATTGGCGCTATTCTTCGGTGAGGAGCCAGGGCTCCACGAGACTGCTTGGCTTGCCGATGACAGATTCCAGTGTGGATTCACGGAGCGTTACAGATCAACCCGCAAATCTCATCACGACGGGTGCGTCCACGATCGATGGTGTGACCGCAACAGACGGTGGTTTGGATTGCGGACGGGAACGGCAATCGACACTGCAGGGATATCTTCCCTTGTCGTCTACGGATACGACCCCCAATGGTCAACAATTATCGCCCTCTCAAAGTTCTGCTGGCCAGACCGCTGTGAGCAACAGAATGAGTTCAGCGAACGCCAGTGTAGGTGCGACAGTGAACAATGCTTCTGCAGGTCAGTTTCTGCCGAAGAATGATGTAAAGATGATTGAGCCGGATATCAACTGGGCTTATGCCGTCATCGAGAGACAGAGTCGTGAGAGCCTGACAACATCACTGCTTCCTTTTAATCTTGGCAAAGCCATCCTCGATGGGGACGATTCGCAGAATCTGGAACTTTTGCCCGGCGACGTCATTACGATCTTCTCAAAGGCAGATTTTCGCGTTCCGCAACAACAACAAACACGCTTTGTTCGGTTGGAAGGAGAATTTGTTTCCTCCGGTGTCTATAGCGTCAAACCCGGAGAAACATTGCGTCAGCTTGTTCGCCGAGCTGGTGGCTTTTCATCGGACGCCTATCTTTATGGAGCAGAATTTACACGCGAATCGACACGGCGAGTGCAACAGCAGCGCTTGAATGAATATGTCGATCAGATTGCTTTGCAGGTAAGCACCAATGCTACGAACAGTGCGAGTCGCGCGATCAGTTCAACGGATGCAACTGCGCTTGCTGCACAGCAGTCTCAGACGCAAAGTATTATTGCGAATTTACGTAATGCACGTGCCACTGGACGAATTGTGCTTGAAGTAGCTCCAGATACCAACAATGTTGATCAGTTACCTGACCTGCCCCTGGAGGATGGAGACAAATTCATTGTGCCTCGAGTGCCTTCAACCGTGAGTGTGGATGGAGCGGTCTATAACCAGAACTCGTTCCTGTACGATCCACATCGTCGGCTAGGTGACTATGTGCAACTGGCTGGAGGTGCTAATCGGGATGCTGATAAGAAGCGAGCTTTTGTAATTCGTGCTGGCGGTGAGGTGATCAGTAAGCAATACAGTTCGTCTTTGCGCGGACACGGATTCGATTCTGTACACCTTTACCCCGGGGATACAGTTGTAATTCCGTTGAATCTGGATAAAGGCAAAACGATCCGCACCGTAGTTGATATCGCACAGATCGTAGGTCAGTTCGGTATTGCGGTTGCTGCGATGAATACGGTGTTAGGAAAGTAG
- a CDS encoding glycosyltransferase, whose translation MSKLSQDITFVLFTFNEENRIERVILNFIRYGPVLIVDNESTDRTLEIASQYGCDILINKNAGWVEDEATTSKVKAAVKTPWIYWGFSDEMVEAKTMGAIVSAVSSDRYDIINIARKNYYYGRFCENLFSDRMNRIFKKDSIDFNGNKIHQFGRVMPSARICSLPLEHFVHHFISNTAKSYLHAMDRYTDTESTENRPVPRISGLCLSSAKMLINSLLFRRGYRAGMPGYFLLAQMLYYRWLSAMKVYEEDQQLDRDRIESKNNIHRDRILQSLR comes from the coding sequence ATGTCTAAGCTTTCACAGGACATCACTTTTGTTCTCTTCACCTTCAATGAAGAGAACCGCATCGAACGCGTAATCCTCAATTTTATACGCTATGGACCGGTGCTGATCGTTGATAACGAGAGCACGGATCGTACGCTTGAGATCGCATCACAGTATGGCTGCGACATATTGATCAATAAAAATGCAGGCTGGGTCGAGGATGAGGCGACGACATCCAAGGTTAAAGCCGCCGTCAAAACTCCATGGATCTACTGGGGATTCTCTGATGAGATGGTCGAGGCGAAAACGATGGGAGCAATTGTTTCCGCCGTAAGCTCCGATCGATATGACATTATCAATATCGCCAGGAAGAATTATTATTATGGCCGGTTCTGCGAAAACCTTTTTTCTGATCGCATGAACCGTATCTTTAAGAAGGATTCCATTGATTTCAATGGGAACAAGATACATCAGTTTGGTCGAGTTATGCCGAGCGCCCGTATCTGTTCTCTTCCCTTAGAGCACTTTGTACATCATTTCATTTCAAACACGGCGAAGTCCTACCTCCATGCCATGGACCGCTATACCGATACGGAAAGCACAGAAAACCGGCCAGTACCCCGCATATCAGGTTTATGCCTTTCCTCAGCAAAGATGCTTATTAATAGTTTGCTGTTTCGAAGAGGATACCGGGCCGGAATGCCGGGATACTTTTTACTAGCTCAAATGCTATATTACCGGTGGCTTTCCGCAATGAAGGTTTATGAAGAAGACCAGCAGCTAGATCGAGATAGAATCGAATCTAAAAATAATATTCATCGAGATCGGATACTGCAATCGCTTCGTTGA
- a CDS encoding polysaccharide biosynthesis protein, translating into MKTNLSIFLRILSIALQLAYVKSYTHYLTVTELGYAFYLTALSYAINALILVPADFYQQAVLTSYRDELFPLGSIISLNKKILLLAIILAAILGTPICMSGKLSPFDLVLIFGLAAFLYFSTSLRNYLNNRGHNLFTGAMLFLEAGIKVLSFLLLLVLGTSHINAFVLSTIIAFLIEVLLLAVFFYLRVPFAWDETTDLHFRSLLKTSSPVSFSALCNWLQLQGYRIIYVWLGLPEIAGLYAAVSNLGLMGMNASSTVFSQMLLPRVYASKGSYIFQYLKYAILLSLVVLLGYLAFGKVLLLVLTKKQFEPYAILMIFGVLIETGNLLIGAASTYFTIKQTASHLVAANIAGLLAAGLGISACLIWRPHSYYLLGAALVFSQLVVCVILFLTAKRSASSEAAYI; encoded by the coding sequence ATGAAAACGAATCTTTCTATATTTCTGCGGATACTGTCCATCGCACTTCAACTCGCTTACGTCAAATCCTACACTCACTATTTGACCGTCACAGAACTTGGATATGCGTTCTACCTGACCGCTTTGTCTTACGCCATTAACGCCCTGATTTTGGTTCCAGCGGATTTTTACCAACAAGCAGTCCTCACTTCGTATCGAGATGAATTGTTCCCGCTCGGCTCTATCATCTCTCTCAACAAGAAAATCCTGCTTTTGGCGATCATACTGGCTGCCATTCTTGGCACACCCATCTGTATGTCAGGGAAACTCAGCCCCTTCGATTTGGTCCTGATCTTCGGTCTTGCTGCTTTTTTGTATTTTTCCACATCGCTCAGAAACTATTTGAATAATCGCGGGCATAATTTGTTCACAGGCGCCATGCTATTTCTGGAAGCAGGAATTAAAGTCCTTAGCTTTTTGCTGCTTCTTGTCCTTGGCACCTCTCATATCAATGCGTTTGTCCTGTCGACGATCATCGCCTTTCTGATAGAGGTTTTGCTTCTTGCTGTCTTCTTCTATCTTCGAGTCCCGTTTGCATGGGATGAAACGACGGACCTGCATTTCAGGTCTCTGCTTAAAACATCGAGCCCGGTCTCCTTTTCCGCCTTGTGCAACTGGCTTCAATTACAGGGCTACCGCATCATCTATGTCTGGCTTGGACTACCTGAGATCGCCGGACTTTATGCCGCTGTCTCAAATCTTGGTCTTATGGGGATGAACGCGTCTTCTACTGTATTTTCCCAGATGCTTCTACCTCGAGTCTATGCAAGCAAGGGAAGTTATATCTTTCAATACTTGAAGTATGCGATTCTACTATCCCTTGTTGTACTCCTCGGCTATTTGGCGTTTGGAAAGGTGTTGCTATTGGTTCTTACAAAGAAGCAATTTGAACCGTACGCGATTCTCATGATCTTCGGGGTCCTCATAGAGACCGGCAACCTTCTGATCGGTGCAGCTTCAACTTATTTCACAATCAAGCAAACAGCTTCTCATCTTGTGGCGGCGAATATAGCAGGGTTACTGGCCGCAGGCCTGGGGATATCAGCTTGCCTGATATGGCGCCCGCACAGCTACTATTTGCTCGGTGCAGCGCTTGTATTTTCACAGTTGGTTGTTTGCGTCATCCTATTCCTCACGGCCAAGAGAAGTGCTTCTAGCGAGGCAGCCTATATCTGA
- a CDS encoding acyltransferase translates to MRFVKETVKTLFYRPFGVSIGERSYIRRPYSIAGRKYVRIGNRTSIRGDLHIEAITKYAGITYKPTIEIGDNVYIGGHAYLTAVDRISIGDGCVLSEYVYITDEIHGFDPQGGLIMEQALASKGPVTIGRNCFLGFRVAVMPGVTLGEHCVVGANSTVTRSFPAYSMLGGSPARILKRYSQIHGNWERPSDGSH, encoded by the coding sequence ATGCGGTTCGTTAAAGAAACTGTGAAGACCTTGTTCTACCGACCTTTTGGAGTGAGCATAGGCGAGCGCTCTTATATTCGACGCCCTTATTCGATTGCTGGCCGTAAATATGTGCGGATCGGCAATCGAACCTCGATTCGAGGTGATCTACATATTGAGGCAATTACAAAATATGCTGGTATCACGTACAAGCCCACTATTGAAATTGGCGACAATGTATATATCGGCGGCCATGCATATCTGACAGCTGTGGATCGTATTTCGATCGGTGATGGCTGTGTTCTGAGTGAGTACGTGTATATTACCGATGAAATCCATGGGTTCGATCCCCAGGGGGGTCTTATCATGGAGCAGGCACTCGCTAGCAAAGGTCCGGTAACCATTGGACGAAACTGCTTTCTTGGCTTTCGCGTGGCAGTGATGCCAGGGGTTACATTGGGAGAGCACTGTGTCGTCGGTGCCAACTCGACCGTCACACGATCCTTTCCTGCCTACTCCATGCTCGGTGGCTCGCCGGCACGAATACTGAAACGCTACTCGCAAATTCATGGGAATTGGGAACGTCCAAGTGATGGATCACATTAG
- a CDS encoding NAD-dependent epimerase/dehydratase family protein gives MNILITGGAGFIGTRLARALLHDGYSVTLLDNFSPQIHGSNVELPTDLRDNVHLVRGDVRDAAMWASTLPGHQAIVNLAAETGTGQSMYEVAKYEQVNLAGTALLYDLLAKNAGYGVERIVVASSRAIYGEGAYHCREHGLVYPQPRTSADKKNGFFEPVCPVCGGVCFSVPTPEDAPTQPSSFYGLTKQVQEQMTILFGQVLGIPSFALRYQNVYGPGQSLKNPYTGILAIFSNLARAGADINIFEDGEESRDFVYIDDVVRATVACISSSATSSQAINVGSNERTTVMQVAQAVNGYFGNKSKVQVSGAFREGDVRHGMADLERAKSLLAYEPEVMFKEGLSHFLAWAKENEPELSGYERSLEEMKQRGLLHVG, from the coding sequence TTGAATATACTCATTACGGGTGGCGCCGGCTTCATTGGAACGCGTCTTGCGCGTGCGTTGTTGCATGACGGATATTCTGTCACGCTGTTGGATAACTTCAGTCCTCAAATTCATGGCAGCAACGTCGAACTCCCTACGGACCTTAGAGACAACGTGCACCTGGTACGCGGGGATGTCCGCGATGCAGCGATGTGGGCCTCTACGTTGCCCGGTCATCAGGCAATCGTCAATCTAGCGGCTGAAACCGGCACTGGGCAGTCGATGTATGAAGTTGCAAAGTATGAGCAAGTAAATCTAGCGGGAACGGCACTTCTATACGATCTACTGGCTAAAAACGCGGGCTATGGTGTTGAGCGGATCGTAGTTGCCTCCTCTCGCGCGATCTATGGTGAAGGCGCCTATCACTGTAGGGAACATGGGCTCGTCTATCCGCAACCGCGTACCAGCGCGGATAAGAAGAACGGGTTCTTCGAACCCGTATGTCCGGTTTGTGGTGGGGTATGCTTCTCTGTTCCGACGCCGGAGGACGCGCCGACTCAGCCTTCATCGTTTTATGGGCTTACCAAGCAAGTGCAGGAGCAGATGACAATTCTGTTTGGCCAGGTGCTTGGCATCCCATCCTTCGCTCTGCGCTATCAGAATGTGTATGGCCCTGGGCAATCACTAAAAAATCCGTATACGGGTATCCTCGCAATTTTTTCCAATCTGGCGCGTGCAGGTGCCGATATTAATATCTTCGAAGATGGCGAAGAGAGTCGCGATTTTGTCTATATCGATGATGTTGTGCGTGCGACGGTAGCTTGTATCAGTAGTTCAGCGACGAGTTCACAGGCAATCAATGTCGGATCGAACGAACGGACTACGGTCATGCAAGTCGCGCAAGCAGTGAACGGCTACTTCGGTAATAAGTCGAAGGTCCAAGTCAGCGGCGCATTTCGCGAAGGAGACGTCCGTCATGGGATGGCGGATTTGGAACGGGCCAAATCGTTGCTTGCCTATGAACCAGAGGTCATGTTCAAGGAAGGGCTCAGCCATTTCCTAGCCTGGGCAAAGGAAAATGAACCCGAACTCAGCGGCTATGAACGTTCCCTTGAGGAGATGAAGCAGCGGGGGCTCCTGCATGTCGGCTAA